From Scomber scombrus chromosome 6, fScoSco1.1, whole genome shotgun sequence, the proteins below share one genomic window:
- the terb1 gene encoding telomere repeats-binding bouquet formation protein 1 has translation SDIRTDLSLLLECLKFQMKCPDLQKQALLTIHSICEKREDNADLLREMGGVTFVYNLSKSNIVHSDVKETALFTLGTLAEANVYCKHSLCRKETFVEVAGWLMKEDTPLTRKRVSVYLLSVLVANNKAGQTLAQNTGCLDILLDLFRTTFPLSTEATLRAANATQTYQLWASVCSALCGSVNNPQNEEGQRICVAAFPIIQTWLQISLPRTEIFQPICSFIAMTVANNSCVQESFSAYGGLETLTLVLVRLASGTETSLLSCQLSVTICKTLSACITDNSTLASGLAQYSVVSHLFSLLASPNLDPEDRPSVLLTLGHCTEASQEHQSQLVQCGGLPLIITLLTEDTNEEVRKAATFILQTCKQATMSLGEPSLISRQREFDNVEPLTNMEGFRSSARELLRRIDLLEKRQAKEDEQEDTDLLTSTERLEQPSHLPALPLTLQHVERFKTAPTACTESSSLKYVGPGGDNNIKLETFRNLIKKDNYSEIRNISSNLSAQEEKAETSGGDVRCTVCKELADSDMSQVVEEHSFSHVRCAGCVLPFEEVTSSTFATLLSTCHHSCDMHTVLQEATERFRTHHCNLLFRGENQDNAVELTDPKPKRVSAAEPQRSRENWREACLTPLRKDTGQAKNSQPVHHWKKYKAALLPSLLLSGRYLAPPKRPHSPQERKRGRNDGHHVQDDQLKASRESCSSRRKRKDFSREELHHLLSGVKKYGFSWNSILWSYPFHPGRTNVDLAKKYKRHMKANDQDAGCA, from the exons TCAGACATAAGAACAGATCTCAGTTTGCTGCTTGAGTGCCTGAAGTTTCAGATGAAATGCCCTGATCTGCAGAAGCAAGCCCTTCTCACCATTCACTCAATCTGTGAAAAGAGAG aGGATAATGCAGACCTGCTGAGAGAAATGGGAGGCGTGACGTTTGTGTATAACCTCTCCAAATCCAACATTGTTCATTCAGACGTTAAGGAGACTGCACTCTTTACACTTGGCACTTTAGCTGAAGCTAATG TGTACTGCAAACATTCTCTGTGCAGGAAGGAGACGTTTGTCGAAGTTGCTGGTTGGCTTATGAAAGAGGACACACCACTGACACGGAAGCGAGTTTCTGTCTATTTGCTGTCTGTGTTGGTAGCAAACAATA AAGCAGGACAGACTTTAGCCCAAAATACCGGCTGCCTGGACATTTTGCTGGACCTCTTTAG GACCACTTTTCCCCTCTCTACAGAGGCTACATTGAGAGCAGCTAATGCTACTCAAACCTACCAACTCTGGGCATCTGTGTGTAGTGCTCTCTGTGGAAGTGTCAACAACCCTCAGAATG AGGAGGGTCAGCGTATCTGTGTTGCAGCTTTTCCCATAATACAAACCTGGCTTCAGATTTCTCTGCCCCGCACCGAGATTTTTCAACCCATATGCTCCTTCATAGCAATGACAGTTGCCAACAACT cCTGTGTTCAGGAGAGTTTTTCTGCCTACGGGGGTTTGGAAACTCTCACTCTTGTACTGGTTCGTCTAGCTTCTGGGACAGAGACAAGTTTGTTGTCTTGCCAACTTTCTGTCACAATATGCAAGACTCTTTCAGCATGCATCACCGATAACT CCACTCTTGCTTCAGGTTTGGCTCAGTATAGTGTGGTTTCCCACCTCTTCTCCCTGCTGGCTAGCCCAAACCTTGACCCTGAGGACAGGCCCTCAGTTTTGCTCACCTTAGGCCACTGCACAGAGGCCTCAC AAGAGCACCAATCCCAGTTGGTGCAGTGTGGAGGTCTGCCACTCATCATAACTTTACTCACAGAAGACACAAATGAGGAGGTTAGGAAGGCTGCCACATTCATATTACAGACCTGCAAACAGGCCA CCATGTCCTTGGGAGAGCCTTCTCTGATATCGAGACAAAGAGAGTTTGACAATGTCGAACCCCTTACAAACATGGAAGGCTTCAGGAGCTCAGCCAGAGAGTTACTGCGCAGGATTGACCTGCTAGAAAAGAGACAGGCAAAG gaGGATGAGCAGGAAGACACAGACTTACTAACTTCAACTGAAAGATTAGAGCAACCATCTCATCTTCCAGCCTTGCCTCTAACTCTGCAGCATGTGGAGAGGTTTAAAACTGCCCCCACAGCATGTACAGAGAGCAGCAGTCTTAAGTATGTAGGGCCAGGAGGTGACAACAACATTAAACTTGAAACTTTCAGAAACTTGATAAAGAAAGACAATTACAGTGAAATAAGGAACATCAGCTCCAATTTAAGTGCTCAAGAAGAGAAGGCTGAAACCAGTGGAGGGGATGTGAGGTGCACAGTGTGCAAGG aGTTAGCGGACAGTGACATGAGTCAAGTGGTGGAGGAACACTCATTCAGTCATGTTCGTTGTGCAG GTTGCGTGTTACCTTTTGAAGAGGTGACCAGTAGCACTTTTGCGACACTCCTAAGCACCTGCCATCACAGTTGTGACATGCACACGGTCCTTCAAGAGGCCACAGAGCGCTTCAGGACTCATCACTGCAACCTTCTCTTCAGGGGAGAGAACCAGGACAACGCTGTAGAGCTGACAGACCCAAAACCTAAGAGAGTGTCAGCTGCAGAGCCACAGAGGAGCAGGGAAAACTGGAGGG AGGCCTGTCTGACTCCCTTGCGTAAAGACACAGGGCAAGCCAAGAACTCCCAGCCAGTACACCACTGGAAAAAGTACAAAG CAGCCTTGCTACCATCACTTCTCCTCTCAGGTCGATATTTGGCTCCCCCGAAAAGGCCTCATTCGCCTCAAG aaagaaaacgAGGGAGAAATGATGGACATCATGTACAAGATGATCAGCTAAAAGCTAGCAGAGAGTCTTGTTCCAGT CGAAGGAAACGGAAAGACTTCAGCCGTGAGGAGCTGCATCACCTGCTGTCCGGTGTGAAGAAATATGGCTTCTCCTGGAACTCTATCTTGTGGTCATACCCCTTCCACCCTGGACGCACCAATGTTGACCTGGCCAAGAAATACAAGCGGCACATG AAAGCTAATGACCAGGATGCTGGCTGTGCATAA
- the LOC133982199 gene encoding uncharacterized protein LOC133982199, with protein MGNRFSRRRDVPLNSAETAATAQEAAEKPATTQPEDSGMTATQEAVQTENLDVVVGQPTTPVACLPTEECVAEYKEAEAPAAPSPLNDAEPEPEAKETPAPVQPEPLVSVSTPSPPEPEPVAEQPPVAEAQLATEPAPEPVQEPKPTSNPEAGVEAVPEPTSEPEPAPAVTLEQETDLLTQESLPELVICPPALVDLGAPDVTPQLIDTPPTPAPIPISVNTDELSDIPASEEFQDGTEATVISTLEPEKSEETSESLEMPMEAEAAGNLEQIVSDVNEESVSGLLKHLELTGNDLVTDLIHSDVKIPDDTPIVDISTSAELM; from the coding sequence ATGGGAAACAGGTTCAGCAGAAGGCGGGATGTCCCACTCAACAGTGCTGAAACTGCTGCCACTGCACAGGAGGCTGCAGAGAAGCCAGCGACTACACAACCAGAAGACTCTGGGATGACAGCAACTCAGGAGGCTGTTCAGACAGAAAATCTAGATGTGGTGGTGGGCCAGCCAACTACACCAGTGGCATGTTTACCCACTGAAGAATGTGTGGCAGAGTATAAAGAGGCAGAGGCTCCAGCTGCCCCATCCCCACTGAATGATGCAGAGCCAGAGCCTGAGGCAAAGGAAACCCCAGCCCCAGTTCAACCAGAGCCTCTGGTCTCAGTCAGCACACCCTCACCTCCAGAACCAGAGCCGGTTGCAGAACAACCACCTGTTGCAGAAGCTCAGCTTGCTACAGAACCAGCCCCAGAACCTGTTCAAGAACCAAAGCCAACCTCAAATCCTGAAGCAGGTGTCGAAGCTGTCCCCGAGCCAACCTCAGAGCCAGAACCAGCTCCAGCTGTGACTCTGGAGCAGGAGACAGACCTGCTTACCCAAGAGTCTCTTCCTGAGCTAGTGATATGTCCACCTGCTTTGGTCGACTTGGGTGCCCCTGATGTCACTCCCCAACTTATCGACACTCCTCCAACCCCAGCTCCCATCCCCATTTCAGTCAATACAGATGAGCTCTCAGACATCCCAGCAAGTGAGGAATTCCAAGATGGTACTGAGGCTACTGTGATTTCCACTCTTGAGCCAGAAAAGTCTGAAGAAACATCAGAATCTCTGGAAATGCCGATGGAGGCGGAGGCTGCAGGGAACTTGGAGCAGATTGTGAGTGATGTCAACGAAGAAAGTGTTAGTGGACTCCTAAAGCACTTAgagctgacaggaaatgacCTTGTCACTGACCTCATTCACAGTGATGTCAAGATCCCAGATGACACTCCCATCGTAGACATAAGCACCTCCGCTGAGCTGATGTGA